Proteins found in one Mesorhizobium sp. CAU 1732 genomic segment:
- a CDS encoding sulfate/molybdate ABC transporter ATP-binding protein, with the protein MELSIKNVRKEFDRFPALHDVSLDIRSGELIALLGPSGSGKTTLLRLIAGLDFLTSGTILFGDDDASHKTVQERNVGFVFQHYALFRHMTVADNIGFGLQVRPGANRPAKAEIRRRASELLDLVQLSGLEKRYPSQLSGGQRQRVALARALAIEPRVLLLDEPFGALDAQVRRELRRWLREIHDTTGHTTVFVTHDQEEALELADRVVVMSQGRIEQVGSADDVYDAPNSPFVYGFIGDSSALPVRVENGQVWLEDRSIGLETKDVPNGDGTLYFRPHDIDLLEGGGGCIAGTVVASRRVAGTRRVELEIGGNQHRVEIELPIDHPAANRSRVAFRPRRWKVFSDGSAQPAAAQPAETEVLRHDRDKELAVVGL; encoded by the coding sequence ATGGAACTCAGCATCAAGAACGTCCGCAAGGAATTCGACCGGTTTCCCGCACTTCACGACGTGTCTCTCGACATCCGCTCGGGCGAGCTCATCGCGCTCCTCGGTCCCTCCGGGTCGGGCAAGACGACGCTTTTGCGGCTCATTGCCGGTCTCGACTTCCTGACCTCGGGCACAATCCTGTTCGGCGATGACGACGCGTCCCACAAGACGGTTCAGGAACGCAATGTCGGCTTCGTGTTCCAGCACTACGCCCTGTTCCGCCATATGACGGTCGCCGACAATATCGGCTTCGGGTTGCAGGTGCGGCCCGGTGCAAATCGCCCTGCCAAGGCGGAGATCCGCCGTCGGGCGTCGGAGCTGCTCGATCTCGTCCAGCTTTCGGGCCTCGAAAAGCGCTACCCGAGCCAGTTGTCCGGCGGCCAGCGGCAGCGTGTCGCGCTTGCGCGTGCGCTGGCGATCGAGCCCAGGGTGCTGCTGCTCGACGAGCCCTTCGGCGCTCTGGACGCGCAGGTACGGCGCGAGCTGCGCCGCTGGCTTCGCGAAATCCATGACACGACAGGCCACACCACGGTCTTCGTGACGCACGATCAGGAAGAGGCTCTCGAACTGGCAGACCGCGTGGTCGTGATGAGCCAGGGGCGCATCGAACAGGTCGGATCGGCGGACGACGTCTACGACGCGCCGAACTCACCCTTCGTCTACGGCTTCATCGGCGATTCGAGCGCCCTTCCCGTTCGGGTCGAGAACGGCCAGGTCTGGCTCGAGGACCGATCGATCGGCCTCGAGACGAAGGATGTGCCGAACGGCGACGGGACGCTCTACTTCCGCCCGCACGACATCGACCTTCTGGAAGGCGGCGGCGGGTGCATCGCGGGTACGGTGGTCGCCAGCCGCCGCGTGGCGGGCACACGCCGCGTCGAGCTGGAGATCGGCGGCAACCAGCATCGCGTCGAGATCGAACTTCCGATCGATCATCCGGCGGCCAATCGCAGCCGGGTCGCATTCCGGCCGAGACGCTGGAAGGTCTTCTCCGACGGTAGCGCGCAGCC
- the cysW gene encoding sulfate ABC transporter permease subunit CysW, with translation MADATVDLPAASAQPRAIRSPVTEAPWVRYLLIVLSILVLGVFLLLPLLTVFVQALGLGIQASLATFRDTDAISAILLTLFVAAIAVPFNVLFGIAAAWAIAKYRFRGRSLLISLIDLPFSVSPVVAGLVYVLLLGPFTPIGAWLLQDYGIRVIFAVPGVVLATVFVTFPFVARELIPLMQDQGTGDEEAALSLGASGWQTFWRVTLPNVKWALLYGVLLCNARAMGEFGAVAVISGKLRGETVTMPLQIELYYQEFRALAQVSAFSLAAVLAGLALVTLVIKSWLEWRYADQLAAGRGGH, from the coding sequence ATGGCTGATGCAACAGTCGACCTGCCCGCCGCTTCAGCGCAGCCGCGTGCCATCCGCTCGCCCGTCACCGAGGCTCCGTGGGTCCGGTATCTGCTGATCGTGCTTTCGATCCTCGTGCTCGGCGTTTTCCTTCTCCTGCCGCTTCTCACCGTCTTCGTTCAGGCACTCGGTCTCGGCATCCAGGCATCGCTTGCGACGTTTCGGGATACCGATGCGATATCGGCCATTCTGCTCACGCTGTTCGTTGCGGCGATCGCGGTTCCGTTCAACGTCCTGTTCGGCATCGCGGCGGCCTGGGCGATCGCCAAATACCGGTTCCGCGGCCGCTCGCTTCTGATTTCGCTGATCGACCTGCCCTTCTCGGTGTCGCCCGTCGTCGCCGGACTGGTCTACGTGCTCCTGCTGGGGCCGTTCACGCCGATCGGAGCATGGCTTTTGCAGGATTACGGAATCCGCGTGATCTTCGCCGTACCGGGCGTCGTTCTGGCCACCGTGTTCGTGACGTTTCCGTTCGTGGCGCGCGAACTCATCCCGCTGATGCAGGATCAGGGAACCGGAGACGAAGAGGCTGCGTTGTCGCTCGGCGCGTCCGGCTGGCAGACGTTCTGGCGCGTGACACTGCCCAACGTGAAGTGGGCGCTGCTCTATGGCGTCCTGCTCTGCAACGCCCGCGCCATGGGCGAGTTCGGCGCGGTCGCCGTCATTTCCGGCAAGCTGCGGGGCGAAACGGTGACTATGCCTTTGCAGATCGAGCTCTATTATCAGGAGTTCCGGGCATTGGCGCAGGTTTCCGCCTTCAGCCTGGCCGCCGTGCTCGCCGGATTGGCGCTGGTGACGCTGGTTATCAAATCCTGGCTCGAGTGGCGCTATGCCGACCAGCTCGCAGCCGGTCGCGGAGGACACTGA
- the cysT gene encoding sulfate ABC transporter permease subunit CysT, protein MANIRFREPSIIPGFRLTFGFTIFYLMLIVIIPIIGLYVKTFELDWASFQRIVTGPRFIAALKLSFGASLLAALFNVIIGVMIAWVLVRYRFFGRRFVDAVIDLPFALPTAVAGIALTALYVPQGWVGRLFSPYGITIAYTPVGIWIALVFIGLPFVVRTVQPVLEDLNREVEEAAATLGAPRRTTILRIILPPLIPAILTGFALAFARAVGEYGSVIFIAGNIPRQTEILPLLIVFRLEEREYAAAAAIAAVMLTVSFAILLLINFIQAWSYRRFGNG, encoded by the coding sequence ATGGCGAACATTCGATTTCGGGAGCCGAGTATCATTCCGGGCTTCCGGCTGACCTTTGGCTTCACGATCTTCTACCTGATGCTGATCGTGATCATTCCGATCATCGGGCTTTACGTGAAGACGTTCGAGCTGGATTGGGCATCCTTCCAGCGCATCGTGACGGGTCCCCGCTTCATCGCGGCCCTGAAACTGAGTTTCGGCGCGTCGCTGCTCGCAGCCCTTTTCAATGTCATCATCGGGGTGATGATCGCCTGGGTCCTCGTGCGCTACCGGTTTTTCGGCCGACGGTTCGTCGACGCCGTGATCGATCTGCCCTTCGCGCTGCCGACCGCCGTCGCGGGCATAGCGCTGACGGCGCTCTACGTTCCGCAAGGGTGGGTGGGCCGCCTGTTCTCGCCCTACGGCATCACGATCGCCTACACGCCGGTCGGCATCTGGATCGCGCTGGTGTTCATCGGCCTTCCCTTCGTCGTGCGCACGGTGCAGCCGGTGCTGGAGGACCTCAACCGGGAAGTCGAGGAGGCGGCAGCCACGCTTGGCGCGCCGAGGCGGACCACGATTTTGCGGATCATCCTGCCGCCGCTCATCCCCGCGATCCTGACCGGTTTCGCCCTCGCCTTCGCCCGCGCGGTCGGAGAGTATGGCTCGGTCATCTTCATCGCCGGCAACATTCCGCGCCAGACCGAAATCCTGCCGCTGCTCATCGTGTTCCGGCTGGAAGAGCGGGAGTATGCGGCAGCCGCGGCCATTGCGGCGGTGATGCTGACGGTCTCGTTCGCCATCCTGCTTCTCATCAATTTCATCCAGGCCTGGAGCTACAGGAGGTTCGGCAATGGCTGA
- a CDS encoding sulfate ABC transporter substrate-binding protein, whose product MILNRKSFLFTAALAASVQFGGLDFAFAQDSLNNVSYDPTRELYREYSEHFAKVWQEKTGRTVEVSNSHGGSGAQVRSVVEGLPADVVTFPLEGDILGIEEAALIEPGWQSEFPAESSPYTSTIVFLVRAGNPKEIKDWDDLIKEGVSVITPNPKTSGGARWNYLAAWAYELDRSGGDQQKAQDFVASIYENVPVLDTGARGSTNTFVQNKVGDVLIAWENEALLSLKEFGAGEYEIVVPSVSILAEVKVAIVDKNVDSKGTRDLAKAFLDELYTPESQKIFARNFYRPLYPDQVDAADLESFPDVKLVTVGEVFGGWAKAQPEHFGDGGIFDKIYSND is encoded by the coding sequence ATGATCCTAAATCGAAAATCATTCCTATTCACGGCCGCCCTGGCGGCATCGGTCCAATTTGGCGGGCTCGATTTTGCCTTCGCCCAGGACTCCCTGAACAACGTTTCCTACGACCCGACACGCGAGCTCTATCGCGAATATTCCGAGCATTTCGCCAAGGTCTGGCAGGAGAAGACCGGACGGACGGTCGAGGTCAGCAACAGCCATGGCGGCTCGGGCGCACAGGTCCGCTCGGTGGTCGAGGGCCTGCCGGCGGACGTCGTGACCTTCCCGCTGGAAGGCGACATTCTGGGCATCGAGGAGGCCGCCCTCATCGAGCCAGGCTGGCAGAGCGAATTCCCGGCGGAATCCTCGCCCTACACCTCCACAATCGTGTTCCTGGTCCGCGCCGGCAACCCGAAAGAGATCAAGGACTGGGACGACCTCATCAAGGAGGGCGTGTCGGTCATCACGCCTAACCCCAAAACGTCGGGCGGCGCACGCTGGAACTACCTCGCCGCGTGGGCCTATGAACTCGACCGCTCTGGCGGTGACCAGCAGAAGGCACAGGATTTCGTCGCATCGATCTACGAGAACGTGCCCGTGCTCGACACCGGCGCGCGCGGCTCGACCAATACGTTCGTCCAGAACAAGGTCGGCGACGTGCTGATCGCCTGGGAAAACGAGGCCCTTCTCTCGCTCAAGGAATTCGGCGCGGGCGAGTACGAGATCGTCGTCCCCTCGGTCTCCATCCTCGCAGAGGTGAAGGTCGCGATCGTCGACAAGAATGTCGACAGCAAGGGCACGCGCGATCTCGCAAAGGCATTCCTGGACGAGCTCTACACGCCGGAATCCCAGAAAATCTTCGCGCGCAACTTCTACCGCCCGCTCTATCCCGACCAGGTCGACGCGGCCGATCTCGAATCCTTTCCCGACGTGAAGCTGGTCACGGTCGGCGAGGTGTTCGGCGGATGGGCCAAGGCCCAGCCGGAGCATTTCGGCGATGGCGGCATCTTCGATAAGATTTATTCGAACGACTGA